A stretch of DNA from Anaerobacillus isosaccharinicus:
AAATGGACGGTTGACGAATGAGGAGTTTGAGATCATTAAAAATCATTCAAGAGCCGGCTTTGATTTGCTCAGGAATGCACCGAACATATCTCTTATCACTGCGCATTGTGCATTTCAGCACCATGAGCGGTTAAATGGGTCTGGGTATCCACAAGGGATATCTGGCGATCAAATTCATCTGTATGCGAAGATTTTGGCGGTTGCTGATGTTTTTGATGCAGTTACTTCTAATCGTGTCTATCGTAAGGCAATGCTGCCACATGAAGGGTTAGAGATCTTATATGCAGGTGCTGACACATTATTCGATAAACAGATTGTCGAAATGTTTAGTAGAACAGTAGCCATTTACCCAACGGGTCTAACGGTTTATTTGAGTGACGGACGAAAAGGTGTTGTCAGTAGGCAAAATAAGTTTTTAAGTATGAGGCCATTCATCCGAATAATTGAACATGCTGGAGCAAGGGTTGAGCCTTATGAAGTCGACTTATTAAAAGATCGCCATGTTACTATTATTGAGTGCGAAGCAAGACTTGGGGTTTATTAATAAAAAATTAGAATGTAGTTTGTAAAATGTAGAATGTAGAATTTCTGTGAGTTCCTCTTGGGGGGTTACTGATTTTGCATTCTGCTTTTTCGTTTTTATTAACTATAAGATGAAAAAAGTAATTAATAGTGATAAAATGTTCGCTATGAAGTGATGGCGTACCTGATTTTGCTAGTAAAGAAAGGGTGTTTTTAAATGGATCGGCAGTATTTAGATTTATGTAAACATATTTTAGATCATGGAACAGAAAAAATGGATCGCACGGGAACAGGAACAATTAGTTTGTTCGGTTATCAAATGCGTACGAATTTAGCTGATGGTTTTCCGCTTTTAACAACGAAAAAATTGTCTTTAAAAGCCATTATCCATGAACTTCTCTGGTTTTTAAAGGGAGATACAAATATTAAGTACTTACAAGAGAATAACGTAAGAATTTGGAATGAATGGGCAGATGAAAACGGTGATTTAGGACCTGTATACGGTAAGCAATGGCGTTCTTGGACGGCACCGAATGGGAAAACGATTGATCAAATTGCAGGCGTAATTGAAGAGATCAAACGTAATCCCGACTCGAGAAGATTAATCGTCAATGCGTGGAATGTTGGGGAACTTGAAGAGATGGCATTAGCCCCTTGTCATTGCATGTTCCAATTTTACGTGAACAATGGAAAATTATCATGCCAGTTATATCAAAGAAGCGCTGACGTGTTCCTTGGC
This window harbors:
- a CDS encoding thymidylate synthase, producing MDRQYLDLCKHILDHGTEKMDRTGTGTISLFGYQMRTNLADGFPLLTTKKLSLKAIIHELLWFLKGDTNIKYLQENNVRIWNEWADENGDLGPVYGKQWRSWTAPNGKTIDQIAGVIEEIKRNPDSRRLIVNAWNVGELEEMALAPCHCMFQFYVNNGKLSCQLYQRSADVFLGVPFNIASYALLTMMVAQVCDLEPGEFIHTFGDVHIYSNHVDQVKLQLTREPKALPKMLINANVKSVFEFTYEDFQLVDYDAHPHIKGEVSV